In Vidua chalybeata isolate OUT-0048 chromosome 5, bVidCha1 merged haplotype, whole genome shotgun sequence, one genomic interval encodes:
- the DESI1 gene encoding desumoylating isopeptidase 1 produces MRLGSVAPSSPSVTSRLVPLRRGPAPGPPFPPVPLHLPEGRAVQPCLQGLRLPPGGRARAPMEEPLALHPVKLYVYDLSKGMARRLSHLMLGKQLDGIWHTSIIVHKDEFFYGSGGISSCAPGGTLLGPPDTVVDLGNTEVTEEIFLEYLSSLGESAFRGESYNLFEHNCNTFSNEVAQFLTGKKIPSYITDLPSEVLATPFGQALRPLLDSIQIQPPGGNTFSRHNGQS; encoded by the exons ATGCGCCTAGGCAGCGTCGCCCCTTCCTCCCCGTCTGTCACCTCACGGCTGGTGCCGCTGCGCCGGGGACCGGCACCGGGGCCGCCCTTTCCTCCCGTTCCCCTCCATCTCCCGGAGGGAAGGGCCGTTCAACCTTGTCTGCAGGGGCTCCGGCTGCCGCCCGGCGGCCGCGCCCGCGCCCCCATGGAGGAGCCGCTGGCGCTGCACCCCGTGAAGCTCTATGTGTACGACCTGTCCAAGGGCATGGCCCGGCGCCTCAGCCACCTCATGCTGG GGAAACAGCTGGATGGCATCTG GCACACCTCCATAATAGTCCATAAGGATGAATTTTTCTATGGCAGTGGAGGGATCTCCAGCTGTGCACCT GGAGGGACACTTCTTGGCCCTCCAGACACAGTTGTTGATCTGGGGAACACTGAAGtcactgaagaaatttttctggAATACCTTTCCTCTTTGGGGGAATCTGCATTCCG GGGAGAGTCTTATAACCTCTTTGAACATAACTGCAACACCTTCAGTAATGAAGTGGCACAAtttctgacaggaaaaaaaatcccttcctaTATCACTGACCTTCCATCTGAAGTTCTTGCCAC ACCTTTTGGACAAGCTTTAAGGCCCCTCCTGGACTCCATCCAGATCCAACCACCTGGAGGAAATACCTTCAGCAGACATAATGGACAGAGCTAA